In one Cervus elaphus chromosome 9, mCerEla1.1, whole genome shotgun sequence genomic region, the following are encoded:
- the TMEM59L gene encoding transmembrane protein 59-like isoform X1, which produces MDSVALMPLLLLLLLQPPPATPAPPVRDPFALQLGDTQNCQLRCRDRYPKPQPAQEEPGEDPVQSRRAKAYDRAVLTSACERGCRLFSICRFVARSSKPNATQAECEAACVEAYVKETEQQACSEGCWSQNPEPEPEPELEQKRKVLEAPSGALSLLDLFSTVCNDLVSSAQGFVSSTWTYYLQTDNGKVVVFQTQPVVESLGHEGARLQRVEVTWRGSHPEALEVHVDPVGPLDKVRKAKIRVKTSSKAKVESDELQDNDFLSCMSRRSGLPRWILACCLFLSVLVMLWLSCSTLVTAPGQHLKFQPLTLEQHKGYMVEPEWSLYPPPSHAYADSPPPYKLKLDLTKL; this is translated from the exons ATGGATTCGGTCGCGCTGATGccgctcttgctgctgctgctgctgcagcctcCGCCCGCCACCCCCGCGCCGCCTGTCCGCGACCCCTTCGCCCTGCAGCTTGGGGACACGCAGAATTGCCAGCTGCGGTGCCGAGACCGCTACCCTAAACCTCAGCCTGCTCAG GAGGAGCCGGGGGAGGACCCTGTTCAATCCAGGAGAGCGAAGGCGTATGACAGGGCCGTCCTGACCAGCGCTTGCGAGCGAGGCTGCCGCCTCTTCTCCATCTGCCGATTCGTGGCCAGGAGCTCCAAGCCCAATGCCACCCAGGCTGAGTGTGAAGCAG cctgtGTGGAGGCCTATGTGAAGGAGACGGAGCAGCAGGCTTGCAGCGAGGGCTGCTGGAGTCAGAACCCAGAGCCGGAGCCTGAGCCCGAGCTGGAGCAGAAG AGAAAGGTCCTGGAAGCTCCGAGCGGGGCCCTCTCGCTCCTGGACTTGTTTTCCACCGTCTGCAATGACCTTGTCAGCTCGGCCCAGGGCTTCGTCTCCTCCACCTGGACATACTACCTGCAGACTGACAATGGGAAGGTGGTGGTGTTCCAG ACCCAGCCTGTGGTAGAGAGCCTGGGGCATGAGGGAGCCCGTCTGCAGCGAGTGGAGGTGACCTGGCGGGGATCCCACCCTGAGGCTTTGGAGGTGCATGTTG ACCCTGTAGGCCCCTTGGACAAGGTAAGGAAGGCCAAGATTAGAGTGAAGACCAGCAGCAAGGCAAAGGTGGAGTCCGATGAGCTGCAGGACAATGACTTCCTCAGCTGCATGTCCCG GCGCTCGGGGCTTCCTCGCTGGATCCTGGCCTGCTGCCTCTTCCTCTCTGTGCTGGTGATGCTGTGGCTGAGCTGCTCCACCCTGGTGACCGCGCCCGGCCAGCACCTCAAGTTCCAG CCCCTGACTCTGGAGCAGCACAAGGGTTATATGGTGGAGCCAGAGTGGTCCCTGTACCCTCCCCCGTCCCACGCCTATGCAGACAGCCCCCCGCCCTACAAGCTGAAACTGGACCTGACCAAGCTGTAG
- the TMEM59L gene encoding transmembrane protein 59-like isoform X2: MDSVALMPLLLLLLLQPPPATPAPPVRDPFALQLGDTQNCQLRCRDRYPKPQPAQEEPGEDPVQSRRAKAYDRAVLTSACERGCRLFSICRFVARSSKPNATQAECEAACVEAYVKETEQQACSEGCWSQNPEPEPEPELEQKTQPVVESLGHEGARLQRVEVTWRGSHPEALEVHVDPVGPLDKVRKAKIRVKTSSKAKVESDELQDNDFLSCMSRRSGLPRWILACCLFLSVLVMLWLSCSTLVTAPGQHLKFQPLTLEQHKGYMVEPEWSLYPPPSHAYADSPPPYKLKLDLTKL; the protein is encoded by the exons ATGGATTCGGTCGCGCTGATGccgctcttgctgctgctgctgctgcagcctcCGCCCGCCACCCCCGCGCCGCCTGTCCGCGACCCCTTCGCCCTGCAGCTTGGGGACACGCAGAATTGCCAGCTGCGGTGCCGAGACCGCTACCCTAAACCTCAGCCTGCTCAG GAGGAGCCGGGGGAGGACCCTGTTCAATCCAGGAGAGCGAAGGCGTATGACAGGGCCGTCCTGACCAGCGCTTGCGAGCGAGGCTGCCGCCTCTTCTCCATCTGCCGATTCGTGGCCAGGAGCTCCAAGCCCAATGCCACCCAGGCTGAGTGTGAAGCAG cctgtGTGGAGGCCTATGTGAAGGAGACGGAGCAGCAGGCTTGCAGCGAGGGCTGCTGGAGTCAGAACCCAGAGCCGGAGCCTGAGCCCGAGCTGGAGCAGAAG ACCCAGCCTGTGGTAGAGAGCCTGGGGCATGAGGGAGCCCGTCTGCAGCGAGTGGAGGTGACCTGGCGGGGATCCCACCCTGAGGCTTTGGAGGTGCATGTTG ACCCTGTAGGCCCCTTGGACAAGGTAAGGAAGGCCAAGATTAGAGTGAAGACCAGCAGCAAGGCAAAGGTGGAGTCCGATGAGCTGCAGGACAATGACTTCCTCAGCTGCATGTCCCG GCGCTCGGGGCTTCCTCGCTGGATCCTGGCCTGCTGCCTCTTCCTCTCTGTGCTGGTGATGCTGTGGCTGAGCTGCTCCACCCTGGTGACCGCGCCCGGCCAGCACCTCAAGTTCCAG CCCCTGACTCTGGAGCAGCACAAGGGTTATATGGTGGAGCCAGAGTGGTCCCTGTACCCTCCCCCGTCCCACGCCTATGCAGACAGCCCCCCGCCCTACAAGCTGAAACTGGACCTGACCAAGCTGTAG